A window of the Henckelia pumila isolate YLH828 chromosome 3, ASM3356847v2, whole genome shotgun sequence genome harbors these coding sequences:
- the LOC140890161 gene encoding protein MAINTENANCE OF MERISTEMS-like, whose amino-acid sequence MGFYGVLLCGSRQYDNHLITALVERWRRETHTFHFRCGEATITLQDISIIWGLPIDGEPVIGIDVSHRVEEWQHICLNLLGFTPLTSHFKGGHLSMTALYEHFMTAHIDDNSPEIDVVKYTRCVALMIIGGIMVPDYQGGSVRLIFLQLLRDIERIRSYSWGSAVLAFLYHMNGLSLIVRQNEFEENIPYAPYSAR is encoded by the exons aTGGGGTTTTATGGTGTTTTGCTGTGTGGATCTCGGCAATATGATAATCATTTAATTACTGCTTTGGTTGAACGATGGCGACGTGAAACACATACCTTTCATTTTAGATGTGGTGAAGCAACCATCACTTTACAGGATATTTCCATTATTTGGGGTCTGCCTATTGATGGTGAGCCTGTAATTGGTATAGATGTTTCACACAGAGTTGAAGAGTGGCAGcatatatgtttgaatttattggGATTTACGCCACTGACGTCGCATTTCAAAGGTGGTCACTTATCGATGACCGCTTTATATGAGCATTTCATGACTGCACATATCGATGATAATAGTCCAGAAATAGATGTCGTAAAATATACCCGTTGTGTAGCATTAATGATTATTGGAGGAATCATGGTTCCAGATTATCAAGGAGGATCTGTTAGATTGATTTTTTTGCAACTACTTCGGGATATTGAACGCATCAGATCTTATAGTTGGGGAAGTGCAGTTCTGGCATTTCTATATC ATATGAATGGATTATCTCTGATTGTGCGTCAAAATGAATTCGAGGAAAATATTCCATATGCTCCTTATAGTGCACGgtaa